A genomic window from Methanobacterium sp. BRmetb2 includes:
- a CDS encoding ATP-binding protein, which produces MRKPIIQTENMNFTYPDGTSALLDINLEILEGERAAIIGPNGAGKSTLFSHFNGILQPTSGTIKIDGKPASYKKEELIKIRQKVGMVFQNPDDQLFSPTVEEDVAFGPMNLGISDEEVEKRVTESLSVVGMEGYEKKPPHHLSGGQKKRVAIAGILAMQPEIMVLDEPTTGLDPQGVEQIMDILYDLNQKNMSIIVSSHDVEMVTEFATKIFVLHQGKIIKQGTPHDIFNDPETLKNAHLKQPKAAELLHLLKDNGTNVNIKLTVEEAYHEILHVLGVKTYHNLLHLVHDKYHHKLLHALGEKKYHEMLHILEEEHRDEEHN; this is translated from the coding sequence ATGAGAAAACCAATTATACAAACAGAAAACATGAACTTTACCTACCCTGACGGAACTTCTGCTCTTCTAGACATAAACCTGGAAATACTTGAGGGTGAACGAGCCGCCATTATTGGACCTAATGGTGCTGGTAAGTCTACTTTATTTTCCCATTTTAATGGAATATTACAACCAACCTCTGGTACGATTAAAATAGATGGTAAACCTGCCAGTTACAAGAAAGAGGAACTTATAAAAATCAGACAAAAAGTTGGTATGGTATTTCAGAACCCCGATGATCAGCTTTTTTCGCCTACTGTGGAGGAGGATGTGGCTTTTGGACCTATGAACCTTGGAATTTCCGACGAAGAAGTGGAAAAACGTGTAACAGAATCTTTATCTGTGGTGGGGATGGAAGGATATGAAAAAAAACCCCCACATCATCTTAGTGGAGGTCAAAAAAAGAGGGTTGCCATTGCAGGGATATTGGCTATGCAGCCAGAAATAATGGTACTGGACGAACCTACCACGGGACTGGATCCTCAAGGCGTGGAACAAATAATGGATATCCTATATGATCTCAATCAAAAAAACATGAGTATTATTGTCTCATCTCATGATGTGGAAATGGTTACTGAATTTGCCACCAAAATATTCGTTCTACATCAGGGAAAGATAATCAAACAAGGCACTCCTCACGACATATTCAACGATCCAGAAACCCTTAAAAATGCGCATTTAAAACAACCTAAGGCTGCTGAACTCTTACATCTTCTTAAAGACAATGGAACAAATGTAAATATTAAGTTAACTGTAGAAGAAGCTTACCATGAAATATTACATGTGCTAGGAGTGAAAACATACCACAATCTTTTACACTTGGTACATGATAAATACCACCACAAATTACTGCATGCTCTAGGTGAAAAAAAATACCATGAGATGTTACACATTCTGGAAGAAGAACACAGAGACGAGGAACATAACTAA
- a CDS encoding type II secretion protein F → MVLSGLKKLFDKIGGVTLNSSKKVGEGVQAPVTRIGNIKPRQASSKVIKRMRMTPEEIDVFKGLIEEEYQGKEEKKEEKIQKESFEKASLEEILKEEEKEGLDPKFIMAIGLTSFVIILVAMIALGFGITIGLVFGLIIFMMSIVLVFLPKLKKGGRSAEASRELPYALRQMATELRAGLGLHDSMRSVAMSGYGPLSEEFARTLEEIKYGETTENALIDMSERIESDGLKRAVYQITRTLNSGGDLAKTLNVIAEDIAYEMRMKLKDYSQKLNSFTMIYMFVAILGPVILLIMLIAAATVMGPVVPPIMILILYLFFFPLIVGFMAFMIKRLEPKL, encoded by the coding sequence ATGGTTTTAAGTGGTTTAAAAAAATTATTTGATAAAATAGGAGGAGTCACTCTCAATTCAAGTAAAAAAGTTGGAGAAGGTGTACAGGCTCCAGTGACTAGAATAGGGAACATAAAACCACGCCAAGCTTCTTCAAAAGTAATTAAACGAATGCGAATGACTCCGGAGGAGATAGACGTTTTTAAAGGACTAATTGAAGAAGAATATCAGGGTAAAGAAGAAAAAAAAGAAGAAAAAATACAAAAAGAATCCTTTGAAAAAGCTTCTCTCGAGGAAATCCTTAAAGAAGAAGAGAAAGAAGGATTGGATCCTAAATTTATCATGGCTATTGGTTTAACATCTTTTGTAATAATTCTTGTGGCCATGATTGCTTTAGGCTTTGGAATTACCATAGGATTAGTATTTGGTTTGATTATTTTTATGATGTCTATTGTTTTAGTATTTTTACCCAAATTAAAAAAAGGGGGCAGATCTGCTGAAGCTTCTAGAGAACTTCCTTATGCATTGAGGCAGATGGCAACTGAACTCAGAGCAGGGTTAGGGCTTCACGACAGCATGAGATCAGTGGCCATGTCTGGGTATGGTCCGCTTTCTGAAGAATTTGCAAGAACCCTGGAAGAGATAAAATATGGTGAAACTACTGAAAATGCTCTCATAGATATGAGTGAAAGAATAGAGTCAGACGGTCTAAAAAGGGCAGTTTATCAAATTACCCGGACTTTAAATAGTGGTGGGGATTTAGCGAAAACTCTAAATGTTATAGCCGAGGATATTGCTTATGAAATGCGGATGAAACTTAAGGATTATTCACAGAAATTAAACTCATTTACCATGATATACATGTTTGTGGCCATATTAGGTCCGGTTATATTACTCATTATGTTGATTGCTGCAGCAACTGTAATGGGGCCAGTAGTACCACCAATCATGATTTTAATTTTGTACTTATTCTTTTTCCCTTTAATTGTAGGGTTCATGGCTTTTATGATCAAGAGACTTGAGCCCAAGCTGTAG
- a CDS encoding secretion protein, whose translation MTEDVKAEIIEEGLIPNYNVSVPKFSDREKQLLTEIREKLVEVAVAKGEEFRLDEKTFVGEVKEFLRTKGVRNIDKLAAQISQEMLGYGELDPMIKDDDLEEIMVIGVNRPVFVYHRKIGMMVTNVYFEEDSDIKALIDLIARQVNRRIDQQTPILDARLPDGSRVNATIPPVSADGSTLTIRKFRSDPLTVIDLINFKTISSHLAAFLWVCVDGMGVKPCNAIIAGGTGSGKTTTLNTVAAFIPPRERIITIEDTLELQLPHFHVLRMETRPPNIEGKGELDMDTLVKNSLRQRPDRVIVGEVRGKEAVTLFTAINTGHSGFGTLHSNTARETITRLTNSPMNVPHIMIPALDFIIMQNRMYRTEGGSLRRVTEVAEVVGMEEGNVQLNRVFEWNNVADKVEYIGIASNTLRSIADLRGISITEVEEEIERRRLVLEFMADKNIRSIEEVGKCIHNYYKDPDEVLERVL comes from the coding sequence ATGACTGAAGATGTGAAAGCCGAAATAATAGAAGAAGGCCTTATTCCTAATTACAATGTAAGTGTTCCTAAATTTAGTGATCGAGAAAAACAGTTATTAACTGAAATCCGTGAAAAATTAGTTGAAGTTGCTGTAGCCAAAGGTGAGGAATTCAGATTAGATGAAAAAACTTTTGTTGGTGAAGTAAAAGAATTTCTAAGAACCAAGGGTGTAAGAAATATAGATAAACTTGCAGCACAAATTTCACAGGAAATGTTAGGATACGGTGAATTGGATCCAATGATCAAAGATGATGATCTAGAAGAAATTATGGTCATAGGAGTTAATAGACCTGTTTTTGTATATCACCGTAAAATAGGAATGATGGTTACTAATGTCTATTTTGAAGAAGATTCAGACATAAAAGCACTTATAGATCTTATTGCCCGACAAGTTAACCGAAGAATTGACCAACAAACTCCAATTTTGGATGCAAGGTTACCTGATGGGTCCCGGGTTAACGCAACTATTCCGCCGGTATCTGCTGATGGTTCAACATTAACTATACGGAAATTTAGATCAGATCCATTAACTGTTATTGATTTAATTAATTTTAAAACAATATCATCTCATTTGGCAGCATTTTTATGGGTATGTGTTGATGGAATGGGTGTAAAACCTTGTAATGCAATCATTGCCGGTGGTACAGGTTCTGGTAAAACCACCACATTAAATACCGTTGCGGCTTTTATACCTCCTCGAGAAAGGATTATAACTATTGAAGATACTTTAGAACTTCAATTACCTCACTTTCATGTACTGCGTATGGAAACTCGCCCACCCAACATAGAGGGGAAGGGTGAATTGGATATGGACACTCTAGTTAAAAATTCTCTAAGGCAAAGACCAGATCGAGTTATTGTAGGAGAAGTAAGAGGTAAAGAAGCAGTCACATTGTTCACAGCTATTAACACTGGACACTCTGGTTTTGGCACCCTTCACTCTAACACAGCAAGAGAAACAATTACACGTCTAACTAACTCTCCAATGAATGTTCCTCATATTATGATTCCTGCATTGGATTTCATAATAATGCAAAATCGAATGTATCGTACCGAAGGTGGATCATTAAGGAGGGTTACTGAAGTGGCCGAAGTTGTTGGAATGGAAGAAGGAAATGTTCAGTTAAACCGAGTATTCGAATGGAATAATGTTGCAGATAAAGTTGAATACATAGGTATTGCAAGTAATACTTTAAGATCAATAGCAGATCTAAGGGGAATAAGTATTACTGAGGTTGAAGAAGAAATCGAAAGAAGAAGATTGGTTTTAGAATTTATGGCTGATAAAAATATTCGATCCATTGAAGAAGTTGGTAAATGTATTCATAATTATTATAAGGATCCGGATGAAGTTTTAGAAAGAGTCCTATGA